From Candidatus Effluviviaceae Genus I sp., the proteins below share one genomic window:
- a CDS encoding methyltransferase domain-containing protein, whose protein sequence is MTYDAINRGTYERKELTGTYVQANLHIPEVLIFVKYRDEIAGKRVLDVGCGAGRTAVFLSRWTERYTALDYSSQMLERARRWLPDVTFVQCDARDMKDFGDGSFDVVFFANNGFDSLDHEGRLRALAEIRRVLAPGGHFFFSSHNRDHRDARLQPTLRFTFDPFMMVRRLVRFHRCVRNHRRNSAFERDEREYAIVNDRSHNYSLITYYMTIPDQVAQLRANGFETVEVYNLDGENLPLDGVDTGSGWLSYVARRLEG, encoded by the coding sequence GTGACCTACGACGCGATCAACAGAGGCACCTACGAGCGCAAGGAGCTCACGGGGACCTACGTGCAGGCGAACCTGCACATCCCGGAGGTCCTCATCTTCGTCAAGTACCGGGACGAGATCGCGGGCAAGCGCGTCCTCGACGTGGGCTGCGGCGCCGGCCGCACGGCCGTCTTCCTCTCGCGGTGGACGGAACGCTACACCGCGCTCGACTACTCCTCGCAGATGCTCGAGCGGGCGAGGCGCTGGCTTCCCGACGTCACGTTCGTCCAGTGCGACGCCCGGGACATGAAGGACTTCGGAGACGGCTCGTTCGACGTCGTCTTCTTCGCGAACAACGGCTTCGACAGCCTCGATCACGAGGGGCGGCTGCGCGCGCTGGCAGAGATCCGGCGGGTGCTGGCGCCGGGAGGCCACTTCTTCTTCTCGTCCCACAACAGGGACCACAGGGACGCGCGTCTGCAGCCGACGCTCCGGTTCACGTTTGACCCCTTCATGATGGTGCGCCGCCTCGTGCGCTTCCACCGGTGCGTCAGGAACCACCGGAGGAACAGCGCGTTCGAGCGCGACGAGCGCGAGTACGCCATCGTCAACGACCGTTCCCACAACTACTCGCTCATCACGTACTACATGACCATCCCGGACCAGGTGGCGCAACTCCGCGCCAACGGGTTCGAGACGGTCGAGGTGTATAACCTCGACGGGGAGAACCTCCCGCTGGACGGCGTGGACACCGGGAGCGGGTGGCTCAGCTACGTGGCGAGGCGGCTCGAGGGGTAG
- a CDS encoding M48 family metallopeptidase, with amino-acid sequence MGRVLSGALLLGLAALATATGGCATVPITGRSQLSLLPEAEMVALGEQSYREVLAGARISTDQAKTRMVAEVGANIARSAETFMRANSLGHLLANYRWEFALIEDDSTANAFCMPGGKIAVYTGILPVTRDATGLAVVVGHEVAHAIANHGGERMSQLLLAQLGGMALSRAVREKPEQTQELLMLAYGVGANVGVLLPYSRRHESEADRIGLILMAQAGYDPAAAVPFWQRMAARGGGAPPEFLSTHPSHATRIEDLRSWLPEAQGYYRPQP; translated from the coding sequence ATGGGCCGTGTTCTCAGCGGCGCCCTTCTTCTGGGGCTCGCGGCGCTCGCGACGGCGACCGGAGGATGCGCGACCGTGCCCATCACCGGCAGGTCCCAGCTCTCTCTGCTGCCTGAGGCCGAGATGGTCGCGCTGGGCGAGCAGAGCTATCGCGAGGTCCTCGCCGGCGCCAGGATCTCGACGGACCAGGCGAAGACGCGGATGGTCGCTGAGGTCGGCGCCAACATCGCTCGCTCGGCCGAGACGTTCATGCGCGCCAACAGCCTCGGCCATCTGCTCGCGAACTACCGGTGGGAGTTCGCCCTCATCGAGGACGACTCGACCGCCAACGCCTTCTGCATGCCGGGCGGGAAGATCGCGGTGTACACGGGCATCCTGCCGGTCACCCGGGACGCCACCGGGCTGGCCGTCGTCGTCGGACACGAGGTCGCCCACGCCATCGCCAACCACGGCGGCGAGCGGATGAGCCAGCTCCTCCTGGCGCAGCTCGGCGGCATGGCGCTCTCGCGGGCCGTCCGCGAGAAGCCCGAGCAGACCCAGGAGCTCCTCATGCTCGCGTACGGCGTCGGGGCGAACGTGGGCGTGCTGCTGCCCTACAGCCGCAGGCACGAGTCCGAGGCGGACCGCATCGGACTCATCCTGATGGCGCAGGCCGGGTACGACCCGGCGGCCGCCGTCCCGTTCTGGCAGCGGATGGCGGCGAGGGGCGGGGGAGCGCCCCCGGAGTTCCTCTCGACGCACCCGTCCCACGCGACGCGCATCGAGGACCTCAGATCCTGGCTCCCGGAGGCGCAGGGGTACTACCGGCCCCAGCCGTAA